The DNA region CTGCTTGACCTTGATCAAGAGATTTTTTGAAAGCTTCAATACCTGTAACAACAGTTTTTTGTGAATCTTTCAAACCAACAATTTCAACTTCATCATTAAGTTTAACAACACCTTGTTCGATTCGTCCTGTAGCAACTGTACCACGACCTTTGATTGAGAAAACATCTTCGATAGGCATCAAGAATGGTTTATCCATATCGCGAACTGGTTCTTCAATGTATGTATCCATAGCATCAACCAATTCCATAATAGCGTCTTCGTATTTTTCATCACCTTCAAGAGCTTTAAGAGCTGAACCTTTGATGATTGGAGCATTGTCGCCATCAAATCCGTTTGCTGAAAGAAGTTCACGAACATCCATTTCGATCAACTCAACAAGTTCTTCATCGGCCATATCCATTTTGTTCAAGAAAACAACAATCTTAGGCACACCAACTTGTTTTGCCAAAAGAACGTGTTCACGAGTTTGTGGCATAGGACCATCTGTAGCTGCAATCACAAGAACAGCACCATCAACCTGAGCAGCACCAGTGATCATGTTTTTAACATAGTCTGCGTGTCCAGGCATGTCAACGTGAGCATAGTGTCGGTTCTTTGATTCGTATTCTTGGTGAGAAGAAGCAATCGTAATACCACGAGCTTTTTCTTCTGGTGCGTTATCGATTTGGTCGTACGCAATTGGTTTGTTAACTTCTGATGGAAGTCGTTTTGCAAGAACTGCTGTGATAGCCGCAGTAAGAGTTGTTTTACCGTGGTCAACGTGTCCCATAGTACCAACGTTTACGTGTGGCTTTGAGCGGTCAAATTCTGCCATTTTTAGAATTTCTCCTTTTATTAATAATATTATGCGCGTCGCACGAGTCACTGTTTTAGCAAAACACACGACGCGACGCTACCTATAATTATACCTAATCTTCAATATTTTGTAAAGAGGTTTTATAAAAATTATTTTGAAACTTTATATAAACCCTCATGCCTCTGGTTTTCATAAATCAAAGTTGGAATACTCTTCGTCTTAATTTCTTCATTTACAACTCGAATATTCTCTTTAATACGCTCCTGGATTTCATTACTTTTAGCTTTTTTTGAAATTTCCTCAACTTGCGTATCTGAATAACCCGCATCTTTAAGCCAGCTTTGCAAAATCTTTTCAGTTTCCTCCGCCGTTGTTGAAGTTTGATTTTCGCCATTAAACTTCTCTTGAAATAAAACTCCTTTTTCATCCTTTTCAGTAAAAATCTTCTCAATAATCATCCATTCAGCCGAAATCTTCTTACCATTTTCAGGTTGAATTCCTCGAACAGCTTCAAGATATTTCGAAATCAACTCAGAATTTTTAAACTTTCCATCAATCGGATATGGTAAGAGATGGGTTTTATGATTTTTAAAGAATCCGCTATTTTTCTGATTTATAAATGAGCGCCGACAAACAATACAACCAGGGTCAAAAATATCAATCGCCACGCTCGCATCTTTCGAAACTTCATTAGAGAACTCACCACGATAAGTTGAATTTTTTACAACATAATCTTGCGCATTCCAACTTCGAAACTTTGCAGGCATCGCATTAAAGATCTGCCCCCAATCTGTAAACCATGAAACTATTGGATTTTCAGTATTTCCGCCATCGATTGAGCAAGCCTCAGTTGAATTTAGTGCACAAGAAGCCGGCCGTTGAATATCACAAGTTCCAAAAACAAATAGCGCTAAGGCTGATTTAATTACTGTTAGAACCGACCAAATTGTGATTAGAACAATCAAGCCAGCCACCGCCTCAATCGCCCAAGAAACTGGTTTTACCCATTTTTTGTGCTTCACAATTACTTTTCGAAGAATTGAATTTTTAATTTCATCTTTAAAATTCGAATCGCAAGCACGCAAAGTTACTCTTCGTGAGAAACAATGCATTGATTTTTTAAACATTTGATTGATTGATTTCGCTTGTTTTTTAAAGCCAAAAAGCTTCAAAGCGGGTGTAAATAACCAAATAATTAGCAAAACTATAAACGCAGCAATACAAATCATTAGCTAAAAATCCTTTCCAAAACTTCTTTTAATTTTACAACATCAGCTTCAGTATTATGTAAGCCAATTGAAATTCGCACTAAGTGTGGCAGTTTTCGAACCTCTTTTAAATAGTAATGCGCGCAAAAATAACCGCTTCGCACCATAATTCCTTCATCGCTCAAAGCTTGTGCAATCAAGTGCGCATCAAGCTTATCGTGATAAAAACTAATCACAGGAGCCGGCTTTTTATTTAAAATATTAACGCCCTTTTGGTTTTTTAAAAACTCGAAAATATCTTTCGAAAACTCATCAACTCGTGAAGTTTTCTTTTGCTTTTTCAGCCAATCAATCGCTGTTTTTAAAGCAATAATTTCGCCCCAAGCCTGCAAACCTGGCTCGAACAAAGCATGAATGTGCTCATCACCCAAAACTTCATAAGATTCTTTGGAGACACTTGAAACCATTCCACCACCAACAAAAGAGGTTTTTATAAATTTTGCAAAATCTTTTCGCACAACCATAATTCCAAGACTCGCCGAATACATCTTGTGCGCGCTCGAAACGATTGCATCAGCTGGAATTTTTTGAAGCAATTCATAGCTCGAACCTAGCGCTTGCGCCGCATCGATAATCACAAATCCACCCTGTTTTTTAATTTTCTTTACCAAATCTTTAATGTTTTCAAGTCGCCTTCCATCAATATTCGAAGCCGCATTAACTACAACCAAAGCTTTCGAAAAATCATTTTCAAGCGAAATCGAGCCATCTTCTTCACGCTCAAGCATGATTCGTTCAATTTGGTGTTTTTTAGCGAATTCAATCGTTGAAAGAAAAACCGAATTATGTTCAATCTCACTAGTTACCACTTTCGAAACTGGCAATTCAAGTTGCGAAAGCAACAAATTTAAACCATAGGTTGTATTAAGCGTAAAGCTCACAAAATAATCTTTTTCTTTTAGCTTTAATAAATCTAAAACCACCTCACGAGTTTCTTCAACCTTTTCATCAACTTTTCTACCCCAAGCGTATTTTACGCGCTCACCACAAGAGTTAAAATTTAAATAGTAATCATTTAAAGCATCTAAAACTGGTTGCGGGCGCAAAGACTGACACGCCGAATCAAAATAATGAGCATTTTCTGGCAAATATTTAAAATCGTCCAAAACTCAAACCTCCTTCTTTAACTTTTACCATTTTAACACAAAAAAACATAGGCGTAAAGAAAAACCGCCCAATCTGAGCGGTTAAATTTTATGCGAAGGCAATCCGTGTCGCCTGCTTTTTAGCGCGCTCAATCTCGCGAGAGCGCTTATAATGTTGGTCATGTCGAGTATTAATTCGACGACCATACTTCTTGTCTGTATGCTTAGTTTTTTGAACCTTTCGAATCTGACGATGATCGTCATTTTCAGCGATAGATAAGGCTTTAATTACTTGCTGGATTCCCGGAATTACTTCCTTGTCTGCATAATTTAGCACTTCTTGAATTGTTTCCAGATCTTTCAATTTCTTATAAATCTTTTCATATTGACGAGATGAAATATTCCTCAAATATTTTTCAGTTTTGAAAATTTCATCAATCAATTCACGTCGGCAGTTTAGCGCATCAGCTAGTTGAAGTTCATAAGACTCCAACTCTTCTTTTACAGAACAACTCTCAATTCCTTGAAGCGCTTTTTTTAGTCCTTTTCGTGTTTTACCTTTTGAAAAATCCCTAGGGATTTCTGGTACTCGCAAAGATTTAACTCTTTTTTGCAATTGCAAAACTTCAGGACTAATAGTTAAAATATCACCATCACTTCTTCTTTGTAAAACTTCTGTTACCCTCATAACGAGCAACCTCCTTGAATATTTTTAGTCAAAGTTCTAAGCTAAGACAAATCATATTTTAACACATAATCGTATTTTAGTCAATAGAAAATCGCCCTTTCTGAGCGATTTTTAAATTTTAAGTACTATTCCAGTCATATTCACTAAAAATTCGAGAATTAAGCAACTGTCTAATCTCTTCCTTTCCTTGTTGCAATTTGCGAATTTCATTGTTAGCTTCTTTATATCTTTTCGAAGCTCTTTTCGAACGACGCTTGCGATAATCAAATTCATCAACAAACCATTGATACTCACCACCATCAATTTTACCTTTCCGAAACTGTCTTTTAGCTTTCAAAAGATTACTTTTAGCTTCTTCGTAATCATTCCACTGATCGCAAACATCGTTCAAAGCCTCACTTCGATTAGAATAAGCTGAATTCATCAATTCACTAATCTCAATATCTTTTTCTGAAAGATTCACAACCCGATGATGATCTCGTTCGATATCTTCCATTCTTAAAAGTCTTCCAGCCATAATTTAGACCTGCCTTTAAATTTACTAAGGATAATCCTCGTATCTTTATTCTAATGCCTAAAATTCAAAATGTCAAACTATTTTCGAAAGATTTTGCTCAAAATTGTGCGTAAAAAATAACGTTTGCGATATTCACCAGCATATTCAATCGCCACACCGCGAAAACCAGCCTTAAAACGCAACAAGCTTGCCTTTGGTTCTGCCGTAATGCCATAAAAATTATATTTCGAAGCTCCCGCACGAATTGCTTCTTTAATCATATAATCTTGCAAAAATGTTGAAGCTGGAATTTTGCGATATTCTTGGAGAGTTCCACCCTCAAAATAAACAACTTCATTTTTCGAAAAGATAAACACGCCAGCAGAAATTAGTTTTCCTTCAAATTCCACACCCATAAAACGCGCTCGCTCACCAAAACAAGTTTTTAAATTATGATAATATTTCTCATCACGCGTGCCAACACCGTTTTTTTGGTTTGAACTCTTTAAAATCGCCACAAAATCAGTAAATTCACCCTCTTCAATCTTACGAACATTCACGCTTTTTTTTATTGCCGCGCGCAAATTTCGGCGTGTAGTTTGGTTATAAGTTGAAGCCACACTATCTTCGCTTAGCCCTGTTAGATCTTTCAAATAAACATGCATGTTTACATCCATATCAAACTCGTGTTTAAAGCCAGAATAATATTTAAAACCAGCTTTTAGTAGCGGTTTATTCAACCAATCAAGATTATTGCTTTCAATAATTTCA from Candidatus Saccharimonas sp. includes:
- the tuf gene encoding elongation factor Tu is translated as MAEFDRSKPHVNVGTMGHVDHGKTTLTAAITAVLAKRLPSEVNKPIAYDQIDNAPEEKARGITIASSHQEYESKNRHYAHVDMPGHADYVKNMITGAAQVDGAVLVIAATDGPMPQTREHVLLAKQVGVPKIVVFLNKMDMADEELVELIEMDVRELLSANGFDGDNAPIIKGSALKALEGDEKYEDAIMELVDAMDTYIEEPVRDMDKPFLMPIEDVFSIKGRGTVATGRIEQGVVKLNDEVEIVGLKDSQKTVVTGIEAFKKSLDQGQAGDNAGLLLRGIDRDQIERGQVIAAPGTITPHTEFEAEVYILKKDEGGRHTPFSKGYKPQFYFRTTDVTGEVELPADKEMVMPGDNVTFKVKLQAPIAMEQGLNFAIREGGRTVGAGVVTNIIK
- a CDS encoding aminotransferase class V-fold PLP-dependent enzyme; the encoded protein is MDDFKYLPENAHYFDSACQSLRPQPVLDALNDYYLNFNSCGERVKYAWGRKVDEKVEETREVVLDLLKLKEKDYFVSFTLNTTYGLNLLLSQLELPVSKVVTSEIEHNSVFLSTIEFAKKHQIERIMLEREEDGSISLENDFSKALVVVNAASNIDGRRLENIKDLVKKIKKQGGFVIIDAAQALGSSYELLQKIPADAIVSSAHKMYSASLGIMVVRKDFAKFIKTSFVGGGMVSSVSKESYEVLGDEHIHALFEPGLQAWGEIIALKTAIDWLKKQKKTSRVDEFSKDIFEFLKNQKGVNILNKKPAPVISFYHDKLDAHLIAQALSDEGIMVRSGYFCAHYYLKEVRKLPHLVRISIGLHNTEADVVKLKEVLERIFS
- a CDS encoding aminoacyltransferase; translation: MKSLVEISKEEYQNYCQDKNIDWLQSVEFAEMRKKRGAEYYFVALKNDENIEVAGLISNKNKRFDLVMVEQNGVSQADFMDFLVKSEEFAREHGAISYRILPKMVRALRNDKLEIIESNNLDWLNKPLLKAGFKYYSGFKHEFDMDVNMHVYLKDLTGLSEDSVASTYNQTTRRNLRAAIKKSVNVRKIEEGEFTDFVAILKSSNQKNGVGTRDEKYYHNLKTCFGERARFMGVEFEGKLISAGVFIFSKNEVVYFEGGTLQEYRKIPASTFLQDYMIKEAIRAGASKYNFYGITAEPKASLLRFKAGFRGVAIEYAGEYRKRYFLRTILSKIFRK